TTCCTTGATGAAATTCAGCGGGTGGAGCATTGGGAAAAGGCGATCAATTCCTTTCAGGTGGAGCTGGACGCCGACATCTACATCACCGGTTCAAACGCCTATCTGCTCTCGTCGGACCTGGCGACTTATCTGGCCGGACGCTATGTTGAAATCAGAATGCTGCCGCTCTCTTTCCGGGAATTTCTGGACTTCCATACCTTTCCGGAACTTGTTTCCGCGGAGACGAAATTTGAACATTATCTCCGGTTCGGCGGTTTTCCCGGCCTGGCTGAATTCGATTTCAATGAAAAACAGATTCATGAAGTTCTGGAAGGTATTTACGCTTCCGCCGTACTGAAAGACATCTATCAGCGGCTGGAAATCCGAAATTCCGACCTGCTGGATAAGGTATGCCGTTTCTTCGCCGACAATATCGGCAATACTTCAAGCGCCAACCGCGTCGCCGGGGTGTTGGAAGCGGAAGGCAATCTGCCCAAAGCGAAAAAAGGCATTTCCGCCGGGCTGGTTTCGGGGTATGTCGATGCGTTGGTGAACGCTTTCATTTTTTACCGTGCGGGCCGTTATGACATCAAGGGCAAGGAGTTGCTGAAAACGCTGTCGAAATGGTATATCGTGGATATGGGTTTCCGCAATCTGCTGCTCGGCTACCGCAATGCCGACCGGGGGCACATTCTGGAAAATCTCGTTTATCTGGAATTGCTCCGGCGCGGCTACACGGTTTCCATCGGCAAAATAGGATCGTTGGAAGTGGATTTCATTGCGACGAACCAAACGGAAAAACATTATATTCAGGTCACGGAAACCATGCTCGGTGACGAAACCCGCGCCCGTGAACTGGAACCGCTGCGGAAGATTTCGGACAATTACCCCAAAACGGTTTTGACCATGGACCGGAGTTTCCTGACCAACGAGGATGGCATTGAAATCGTCAATCTCATCGACTGGCTGCTCGGTTGATGGACATCCTGTCGCAAAAGATCAAAGAGATTGAAAAGCGATTAACCGAAATCGCGACGGAACGAATTGCATTGGAGCAGGAGCTTATTTCTCTTCAACGGGGGTATCGAGCGATCGGTTATCGCATTTCCGATGAAAATGAATTACCTTTTCGGCTGGATGCATTCACCCATCCAATGATGCCTGACAACTTCGTCGAACACCTCTTATAGATTTCGGTCTTTTGCCAGGCGGACACGGACTTTTGAGGGAAAATGTCCGATTTGTCGTGTCCGGCTGAACCATAGTTCTGTCCGTTTGGACAGTGGAATCGTCCGAAAGGAAGCAACAGAAATCCGTCCAGACAGCACTTGTGTCCGTCGAAAAGCGGACTTTCAACAGAAATTCTGCCGAATTTGATTTTTTCGAAAATTACACGTATATTTTATTGTAAAATAATACGTATAAAGGATTATCATGGCAACGACAAAACTGACATTGAGCGTTGACCCGGAAGTGATCGCCAAGGCCCGCCGAATCTCGAAGCTGAGAAAGACGAGCGTGTCCGCGATGTTTTCGCGTTATATCGCCACCTTGGAGGAGAGCAAACAGAGGGAAACTCCCTTGCCGCCGATGACCAAGCGCGCTCTGGCGCTCGCGGCCGGAACCGCCCCGGTGCCGGAGAATTGGGATTATCGCGATGAGCTGAAAGATATTCTTGACGAAAGGTACGGCCTTAAATGAAGAAGGTATTCATCGATACCAGCATTCTGCTGGATGTCTTTTTGAATCGGGAATCTTTCGTGGAACCGGCGGCGGCAGTCTTTGCCGGCTGCGAGTCCGGCAAAGTCAAAGGCATCGTTTCGGCGATTTCTCTGAATAACTTGCATTATATTCTTTCCCGGCATATCGGGAAGAACAAGGCGTTGGAGGCGGTGCGGATTGTGCTGAACATTTTTACTGTTGCTGCTCTGGACGAAAAAATATTGCGCCTTGCCGCCGATCTGTCGCACAAGGGTTTCGAGGATGCGATCCAGTTCCATTCCGCAGTCGCGGCCGGAGCAACCTGCATCATTACGCGCGATGCCAGCCATTTCCCGAAGGATGAAGTTCCGGTTCTGTCACCCGCCGATTATCTGGAAATGAATTTGTAAGTTCGGATTTCAGGGAGACGATTTGATTTTAGCGAAATAACATCTATAGTAAAGCGGCACCGTAACATGTGCCGGGTTCATTATAGACAGGGTGCCACATCGGTACCGTTGATACTTGATTGCGATGCTGTTGAAAGGGGGAATTTTGAAATTTTCTTCCTATTTTCGCTCTTGATGGACAAACTGGGAGTCTCATGCAGGAAAAACCCCTGAAACGGTATCGAAAACGAGGCGTCAAACAGTACCGTTTGGAGACTCGAAAGTGCCGAAAGGTGCCTTTTCAGGCAGGTTGAAGCGTTCGGGAATCAAAAAGCTAAATTGGAGAACGGCTTCTTGAAAGAGAACGTGTCAGACCATATTTCAAGCTCAGAATATGGAATTGGTCAGTTCACACCAGCTTCACTGTTTTTTGAAGTTTAAAGCCGCTCAGGAAAAGTCCGAGCGGTTTTTTTCGTGTCTGCCCGGCCGGAAGTGCGCCGGACAACCTTGGAGTGAGTTCCGTGCAGTTCAGATGCTTCACCGTACAGTCATCACAAGCTCTGAATTCAGGAAAGCGAGGAAAGTTCCGTGGAGCGAAAAGTCACGATGACGCCGCCTTTTCAACCGCAGGCGGCAGGATTCAGGCACTTTGCGCCCTCTTCCGCCGGAACCGGACGGCCCTTCCCCCCGGAAGCGCTTTATTTTCATGACGCATAGCCTTAAAAACTCAAAGGCCACGGTCTGCTGCCGCATCGGTCTGTTCTCCGCAGCCGGAACAGCCGGGCCCGGCGTATACGATCATCCGGCAGCGCCGTCCGGGATCGGTCAGGCTGTTGTGCCGGCACTCGATGGCGTCACTGCCGAGAAACAGAATCGCACTGTATGACTCCCGCAGCCGGGAAATCTCCTCCCCGGACAACTCCTTTCCGGAAAAATCGAGCCGGCTGCTGACATCCAGCCGGCCGATGGCGGCGGGATTGGAAAAGGGATGGAAGATCCGGTTGTTCGAAACCCGGGGATGCCGACTGTTGAAAACGGCGATTCCCGAACCAGCGTTGCAGTTGCGGATTTCATTGCCTGAAATGGTGATATTCTCCGCATTGACGACCGGCGTGATCCGGTCTGCGGGCGGCGCACAGCAGCCGCACATGACCAGAATCGCCGCAAGGGCGGTATGCCCGAAAGCGCAGTCCGTCAGGGTATTGCCCTGAATCACGATATTCCGGGGCATCGGACCCTCCAGCCAGAAGAACTCCGGCTTCAGGATGATTCCGTTGAGGGCCGTGCGTGAAATCCGGTTGTTCTCGATCCGGCAGTCGGCGGCTTTCAGCAGGATTCCGCGCACATGGCAGTCGTGAAGATCGTTATCGCGCAGCACTGCGCCGGAGCCGCAGCTGTCATAGTCGCACGCGAAGTCGCCCGGTTCCGTATCCAGCGGCCGGTCGAACCGGATCCGGCACAAAGAGCCGCCGGGGAAATTCTGAAGGACCATCCCGAATCTCCGGCCGTAAAGTTCCCTGACCCGCCGCAATCCCTCCTGTTCGCTCCCGGCGATCTCCAGCCGGGAGGCGACCGCGGCCCGGAATTTCTCCCGTCCATAGGGGGCGGAGAAAAAAGTCAGTTCCGTACCGGGCCGCAGACCGGTGCCGAAAGGGGTGACGATCAGCAGTTCATCTTCGGCGAGCTGTTCCACCGCCACATGAAAATAACCGTGGATGTTCACGAGATCATCCATCGCCCAGGAAAATTCGCACTGTTCGATCAGCGGTCCGCGCCGCTGGTTCATCGAGTGGAAACAGTCGGCGGCGGAGGCCAGCAGCCGGTCCGTCCCCGGACGGCGGATCAGCCGGCAGCGGCGGTAAGTGTTGCCTCCCCCGCCGTGGCCGCTCTCGTAAAACGCGAAGCAGGGCGAAGCGTAGACCGTGACCGCCTCGAAGCACATGGTTTCGCAGCCGTCGACCAGCAGCATGCCGCCTTCATGGCGCATTCCCAGCACGATACGGTCGCCGGGACGGGGCACCCGCAGCTGGTAGCGCCAGTGGCGGGCGACCGGTTCCGATACCGGAACCAGCAGATTGCCCGCCGCGTCGAAAGAGAGTGTTTCCCGAGGAACAATGAAGTCGAGATTGTCGATCTCATGCTCGCCCGCCGCATCGAGAAACATCAGCCGGAAGTGATCCTGATCCCGCTGTCCGTGAAAACGGCGGACAAAGTACTCCTCCAGCCGGATCACCAGCCGAACATCTCCGACGTCAAGCAGAGTTCCCTGCAGAAACGGCAACTCCTCCATATCGAGGGCGAGGCCGGAAAGCCGGACGTTGCGGCAGTTGCGGAAATGTACGCCCGCCGTGACTTCGGAGGAAAACCAGAAGGTCGCGCCCTCCGCTTCCAGAGAGATGTCCCGCAGGTTTTCCAGCAATATTCCCTCCCGGCCCGGAAAACGGTAGTCGCCGGGCGGAATGCGGACCGTGCCGGAGCTGTTCCGCCCGGCGCGCCTGATCCGTTCCAGCACTTCGCGCCCGGCGGCGGCCCGGCGCTCTTTTTCGTCTTCATCCCACGCGGAAACCTCCGCAGGAAACAATTGTGATATGGTGATCGTTTTCTTCATGGATCGGTGATGCTTTTCCCGGCATATTTTTCTGCTGCCGTATTATCGTACAGATTCGTATTGGGCGGAACCGGCCGCTTACAAGGAGTCCACGTATTCGAGGACGCTCCCCATCGGACTCCAGAAGGGATACCACGCTTCGCCCTTCCAGACCTCCCTCCGGGCGTATTTGGCCGCGGAACCGTCTGCCCGGACCATGGTGCTGAAGCCGGAATGGTGATCCGGATCGTAGTTCATGATCGTCCCGGAACAACATCCGTATACCAGCACCTGACGGCGGCATTTTGGGTAGGCAGGAAGCCGCTTGAAGACAAAAGCCCCCATTCCGTCGGAATAACTGTCGCGGCAGTAGTCATAATGAATCCGCCCCGCGTTGTCTTTGGAAAAAGCTTCGGGGAAAGCCGGACACTGAAGGACCGCGGGCCGGTCGGAACCGTCTGCTTCCGGTATCAGTGAACTGCCTGCGGCGCTCCCCAGATAACCTGTTTTGGCGACAAGCATCAGTCCGGCGGCGTTTTTGTCGGTCTCATATTGGTTAGGGTTGCCGGGCCACCGTCCCAGCGAATAAGCGGTCGGAGGCAGCCGGTCGTTATAGTCGCCGCAGTACATGGCAATCCCGAGGCCGATCTGCTTGAGATTGCCGATGCAGTTGTTGGTTTTGGCCGCACTCCGGGCTTTGTTGAGCGCCGGCAGCAGCATGGCCGCGAGAATCGCGAT
This Victivallis lenta DNA region includes the following protein-coding sequences:
- a CDS encoding prepilin-type N-terminal cleavage/methylation domain-containing protein — encoded protein: MKRTLFTLIELLVVIAIIAILAAMLLPALNKARSAAKTNNCIGNLKQIGLGIAMYCGDYNDRLPPTAYSLGRWPGNPNQYETDKNAAGLMLVAKTGYLGSAAGSSLIPEADGSDRPAVLQCPAFPEAFSKDNAGRIHYDYCRDSYSDGMGAFVFKRLPAYPKCRRQVLVYGCCSGTIMNYDPDHHSGFSTMVRADGSAAKYARREVWKGEAWYPFWSPMGSVLEYVDSL
- a CDS encoding ATP-binding protein — its product is MKNRPLYLKELQKYRDKSVIKVVTGIRRCGKSSLLQLFVEHLKEQKVPEGRILQINFESLQYDGMTYRELYNQVMEKAKAGTGKFYLFLDEIQRVEHWEKAINSFQVELDADIYITGSNAYLLSSDLATYLAGRYVEIRMLPLSFREFLDFHTFPELVSAETKFEHYLRFGGFPGLAEFDFNEKQIHEVLEGIYASAVLKDIYQRLEIRNSDLLDKVCRFFADNIGNTSSANRVAGVLEAEGNLPKAKKGISAGLVSGYVDALVNAFIFYRAGRYDIKGKELLKTLSKWYIVDMGFRNLLLGYRNADRGHILENLVYLELLRRGYTVSIGKIGSLEVDFIATNQTEKHYIQVTETMLGDETRARELEPLRKISDNYPKTVLTMDRSFLTNEDGIEIVNLIDWLLG
- a CDS encoding DUF6364 family protein, whose protein sequence is MATTKLTLSVDPEVIAKARRISKLRKTSVSAMFSRYIATLEESKQRETPLPPMTKRALALAAGTAPVPENWDYRDELKDILDERYGLK
- a CDS encoding type II toxin-antitoxin system VapC family toxin, with amino-acid sequence MKKVFIDTSILLDVFLNRESFVEPAAAVFAGCESGKVKGIVSAISLNNLHYILSRHIGKNKALEAVRIVLNIFTVAALDEKILRLAADLSHKGFEDAIQFHSAVAAGATCIITRDASHFPKDEVPVLSPADYLEMNL
- a CDS encoding right-handed parallel beta-helix repeat-containing protein, with translation MKKTITISQLFPAEVSAWDEDEKERRAAAGREVLERIRRAGRNSSGTVRIPPGDYRFPGREGILLENLRDISLEAEGATFWFSSEVTAGVHFRNCRNVRLSGLALDMEELPFLQGTLLDVGDVRLVIRLEEYFVRRFHGQRDQDHFRLMFLDAAGEHEIDNLDFIVPRETLSFDAAGNLLVPVSEPVARHWRYQLRVPRPGDRIVLGMRHEGGMLLVDGCETMCFEAVTVYASPCFAFYESGHGGGGNTYRRCRLIRRPGTDRLLASAADCFHSMNQRRGPLIEQCEFSWAMDDLVNIHGYFHVAVEQLAEDELLIVTPFGTGLRPGTELTFFSAPYGREKFRAAVASRLEIAGSEQEGLRRVRELYGRRFGMVLQNFPGGSLCRIRFDRPLDTEPGDFACDYDSCGSGAVLRDNDLHDCHVRGILLKAADCRIENNRISRTALNGIILKPEFFWLEGPMPRNIVIQGNTLTDCAFGHTALAAILVMCGCCAPPADRITPVVNAENITISGNEIRNCNAGSGIAVFNSRHPRVSNNRIFHPFSNPAAIGRLDVSSRLDFSGKELSGEEISRLRESYSAILFLGSDAIECRHNSLTDPGRRCRMIVYAGPGCSGCGEQTDAAADRGL